Below is a genomic region from Periplaneta americana isolate PAMFEO1 chromosome 7, P.americana_PAMFEO1_priV1, whole genome shotgun sequence.
ATTAGTCATTAGAGTTGAGTAATTGAAACCATACAAACGAAATTACACGAACTGCCAAGAAAACCTTGAGAATACTTTTCAAACTGGAATAACTTGGAATGTAAGTACATATATCTAACTACCTGACATTTCTAGAGCCTATTATATAACTCGCCTCAGCATATGGATGTGGGCTATTaggataaaatgtatacatctcagtagaagaaaatatctaaaaataatgTCAACATTATTTACATATATGCTGTATGAAAGGAATGTATTTTGGGACATGTCCATGGAATGTTGAAGGACATTTTAAATTGCAGGATAAAAAGATGCCTGGTATGCAACATTTGGCAACCCTGCTGATGGATGGAATGTTGTGGCAGTAGAATGTGGGGGTTGTTGCCACTGCCTTTTAACCGTGCCTgtggtttgaatatctgaaggGAAGGCCTGCTCCCAGGAACGCTTCAAACCCATGAGTGCTGCCGCAGTAGCAGGCGACTGCATGAGAGGAGGAAGTATTCCGTGAGTTGGGGGTGGATGTCCTGTTCCAGGGGGAAATGATGCTCCAGTAGGTAGCTGCGGAGGAGGACCTTTGGGGTGAAAATTCGACGTAGCACCGAGTCCAGCCGAAGGTGGGGGTGGAATGAGAGGAGTACCTCCCAACGGAAGACGCTGAGGCATATTCAAAAGAAACAACCCTGGAGGTGCACTAGCAACTGGTGGCGGATGGCTCAAGGATGCAGTGTGAGGAATCAAAGGAGCTCCATATGCAGACGAGGATGCCGGAGAAGCAGGTGGTGGACCCAACTGTGACTGCGTGTTCGATGCATTAGAAGTGGACTTGGACAGGGAAACAGAAGCACTAGAGTTCGTGGGCTGACCAGACGATGAGCTAACTGCTGTCGCATTCCCATTAAGTTCATTCCAATTTTGTTTTGCAGAGTTACTGGAAGAGGTGGCAGCAGCAAGAGCGACAGCCATAGCAGCTTGATGCTGCTGAGCAACGGCCAGCTGGTTCATGAACCAGAGGCCTTCTTGGGCCTGTGACTGACGAATCAGATTCTGTTGGGCGGCCTGGGCCAAAGCGTGTGCCTGAACTTGCTGGGCGACTGCAACCTGTGCCTGAACTAATGCAGAGGAATCCCATGGAAGAGCACCCTGGGGCAGAGCAGGTGTAGGAGGTGGCAAGGTGGCGGCAACTGCACTACCAAGGGGAGGTGGAGGGTGAGGTGGCAACATACCGGGAGATAACAGAGCAGCTGCCTTGGCAGGAGACACAGCGCCGGCAGGTATACCGCCAGTAAGCACCAGATTCATGTCTTCACCCGAGCACTGAAACACTTCGATGTAACGCTGCTTCTTCCCAAAGATCATGTAGCGATGGTGCTTCTGCTGTGCCGATAGGAATGCACTCTGCTCTGAATCCATCTGAATGAATGCTTCGCCAGAAGGCTGaccctgcaggaacaaattcatTTTGTTGTAACATGGATGTTTTTGTAGCAATCAATCATAATGGTATTCATGTAAAGAGGATACGGAATTCCTTatcttgacaatgttaaattatatCTCACACGAGAAACATTTCCCCGAAAATTGTTGAAGCTAGACAGCTGATCTTTTTACAACTCATGTACACATGACTTGACTTTATGCTGACAAAGTagttattctttaatttatttccttactgagaaataattttttcccctattcgtatgtatatatatatatatatatatatatatatatatatatatattttctcaaaTATTTTCAGTATATTATCCCCTGTAACATCttcaaattacaaaaaaattaaaaaaagaaagatattgtttctgtaatttacatgcaaaatatccaaataattcctgaaaatttcagcttttaaattaaataaaatcttacaaaaaaaaCTAAACTTACAGAAAATAAGCGTTAAAATAAGATTTCTATACATATACCACACCCcctttctcaaaaaaaaaaaaaactaaaaattgacataggcctactctctttccagctaaagattgaagtaaatgtaaataaatgcacgtggcacaatagttcctgattggctattagACGCACAACGtctccaaactcatgcttgtcaacttcttctgcacattaaaatagttccttctaaaataataaaatgtctaatatacatggaatacgagtgaattaaacatgcttataagaacactttcttagatttaaacatgtttatattagtaatttcagacattgcgtgttaaatcattgtaacgtgtattatggcaacgtgcaagcgtaataggcattaaatccctcccaaggtgacttgcagcttcacagagcacatcagcacagctggtataacacagtgcgagattcagtgttgccaacctcaaataaatttctgtagaattaaagaaattctccactcttcaaagaataacattcaattacgaatctacagaaaaagaaaatccactattcccagtagagaaataataaatattaaccctctgtgagcattttacgggttagttcaatgaatgtgttgaaatgtctgcaatatatcagacggtggctgccctgcaTGCTCACtagctgaaaataatgcgccctggtggctgctgtggtagctagcttgcgattgcgaagtaatacatttcggttttgtttacgtctacttcaatctttagttggaaatagtttagatataattttagtataatcatattatgttgttttttttttcttaagcaggttattttacgacgctttatcaacatcttaggttatttagcatctgaatgagatgaaggtgataatgccggtgaaataagtccagggtccaccacagaaagttacccagcatttgctcatattgggttgagggaaacccccggaaaaaacctcaaccacgtaacttgctccaaccaggaatcgaacctgtgccacctggtttcgtggccagacacgctaaccattactccacaggtgtggactgttgttgtttaatcaactgtccgaagacaggtctgaacatcacaagtgataccaagaagataccaCCACCAAGAAGaagaggcaactaggtcagaagataatggggtagggtgaccagttcctgtccccctccattgcatacgttgCCTACTAGCTCcacattacactagtcagacttcagatgcatacaaacaattattgttcttcctctgacacatatcgtcaaataagatgtactgcctgataacaatagatgtacatatcagccagaacctcaatcagaggacaatCATATGTGATATATCATATTAAAGGAGATAAAATCaaagaataaactgaaaaaataacaaaaattatatataatcttCCACCAAAAATCCGCAAATTTATGGAAAATGAGCACATTACAATTAAAACATGTATACCCCattctttaatttaataaaaaaaaaaaaaaacgaaaaattaaaCTGGAATACTTAGTACAGTTTATAGTCATatgtgatatataattttaaagagggggaaaacaaataataaattggaaaaatcaaaataaaacaaaaattttcaccCAAAATCCAATTCCACTTTTCCGTAACAACTTATTAGGCTCCAGTCAGTCAATAATAAATTATCACACTGTTTTCCACAGAAAGTTGTAATTActcttttcaaatattcacaataCTGTATTGGTAACAGAATTATTAATGGTTGTGTCTGAATGAAACTTTCCAGAGAAAAACTGCTATGTAGAGAGAGAATATTTTAatgcaatgtaatgtaataaatactcaatcacataataaattattgactGCAAATTGTTTTTATGGAGAACTGAAGGAAAAACGCATAAATGAGAAAAACCCATAACTGAAATGGCATTTAATAACATATGAAATacctaacattttaaaaatatgttattaggtatttaaaaaacaaaacaaaaatacaaaacagaaaaagtCAGTTATTTTagactgtttgtttttgtttgctaAGAAATAAACCATATGGTACTTACCCCAAACTGCAGTAACTGTTTCATAATTTGTTCACTTCCCTAGTAATTCTGGACCTCTCAGGTTATATTGGTAATAAGTAACAAGTGAGAGAAAAGGggactacaacagtgcattatAATCTTACAGGTAaagtatcaaacgatttttaCGTTGAAAGTAATTGGGCTGCAAAataaaaccacgtgtttatcactatataggtacatctcacagaagccagtgaagcaaaagaaaattgtgctttcttgagtgtagcttttctggagaatttcGTCTACATAAATACTGAATGCTTCAGCTTCCTTTAACTATAATACATTCCGTGAAAATAATTTCTGGCATCATTAGCCATAGTCTACTGAGCTACATAATTACCTTTTTTCCCCCTCATACATAAGCCCATATCTCCTTCACGCATTAGTGAAAAAAAATATCGTTAGGTTCGTCTGGTAGTAGAACCTAGGCTACAGTtctaaatgccttttttttttctttgattttaaaTGTGATTCAACAGGTTGCTACTGACTCTAcaaataggcctagtatttgaagtattaggcctacttactaatAAATTTAGTATAATCACTTAAAAGTCATGCTTTCTTTTAATATGATAACTGATAAGTCAGTTAAGTTACACATCAGATTTGAATGACAAACTTTCTATTTGATCGTAACAAAAATAAAACCTTACCTGTGCATTGTAGACCATATGAACACcttgaaaaacaatattttttgcatGTTCTCCAAGGAAATCCAATATATGTTCCACTTGGGCCTCATATGGAAGCCCACGAAGTCGTATGCAGTCTTTTCGTGTCCCTGAAGTAATAATGTGTTGTGGCAACAATGGCATTTGAGGTACTTGTGCAATCAGTGGCATTTGCTGTTCATAAGTTTTGGGGTCCATTGAACGATTTAAGACCTGTACAATATAAATTTACACAAAAGTGTGTTACAAGTAAATTAGGTTATGTGTTCTAATGTACACATGGCTTACAAATGACAAGGTGATGTCCTTCTAAGAATCTAACCTCACTTTCAATACCATGAAAGTTAAGGCACGTCGATAGATGGCAGCGCTAATTTCAAGCATATAAAACCTCTATGACGTACACAAAATAATCTTACAACAACACTATCAACCTTAGATATGCTaacataataaaagaaaaaacaataacCATTAGAGagtcaaagtaggcctacatataagtgAGGTAAAGTAAGAAATAAGACCTAACCACAAAAATTTTAACTACTGGTATCAAATTTGCAATTTTATGTCATCACTTAGCTCTTTTCTTTGCTCTCATATGGAGCTACAAAATAGCATTTACATAATTCTTAAAATCTGTGGAAGACGGGAgcattgaataatttgaagtaatattaaagaattgttatcattattactgaCCTGATGATCAGACACTAGTTTACAATTAGAATGAACTTTTC
It encodes:
- the fus gene encoding RNA-binding protein fusilli isoform X1, whose product is MMEAPYLCVLYVATAGQQGPGLGADEEEIVLLVYVLIDMAQNKVVGVQQYLVKPRVADINENVLSEQLVNETTLTEDLIKSGVPLEAAIQQFELYARQTFHIGPSTHSLRFVTDGQLPLRQCLHPETCSKNLELPGYYAYFHDLRKEFRAFYSMPEEPQCIRDMVAYLGMTQDTESEFYVKEIKDMVNIVQRLLADGHKFENPETVNLRLEPGICSKNEEVDNSCVVRARGLPWQSSDQDIAKFFRGLNVAKGGVALCLSPQGRRNGEALVRFVNQEHRDMALKRHKHHIGNRYIEVYKASGEDFINVAGGSNNEAQAFLSRGGQVIVRMRGLPYDCTAKQVLDFFEAGENSCQVMDGEEGVLFVKKPDGRATGDAFVLFSQEEDAGKALSKHRELIGSRYIELFRSTTAEVQQVLNRSMDPKTYEQQMPLIAQVPQMPLLPQHIITSGTRKDCIRLRGLPYEAQVEHILDFLGEHAKNIVFQGVHMVYNAQGQPSGEAFIQMDSEQSAFLSAQQKHHRYMIFGKKQRYIEVFQCSGEDMNLVLTGGIPAGAVSPAKAAALLSPGMLPPHPPPPLGSAVAATLPPPTPALPQGALPWDSSALVQAQVAVAQQVQAHALAQAAQQNLIRQSQAQEGLWFMNQLAVAQQHQAAMAVALAAATSSSNSAKQNWNELNGNATAVSSSSGQPTNSSASVSLSKSTSNASNTQSQLGPPPASPASSSAYGAPLIPHTASLSHPPPVASAPPGLFLLNMPQRLPLGGTPLIPPPPSAGLGATSNFHPKGPPPQLPTGASFPPGTGHPPPTHGILPPLMQSPATAAALMGLKRSWEQAFPSDIQTTGTVKRQWQQPPHSTATTFHPSAGLPNVAYQASFYPAI
- the fus gene encoding RNA-binding protein fusilli isoform X6 translates to MGTALWNYFGHKFENPETVNLRLEPGICSKNEEVDNSCVVRARGLPWQSSDQDIAKFFRGLNVAKGGVALCLSPQGRRNGEALVRFVNQEHRDMALKRHKHHIGNRYIEVYKASGEDFINVAGGSNNEAQAFLSRGGQVIVRMRGLPYDCTAKQVLDFFEAGENSCQVMDGEEGVLFVKKPDGRATGDAFVLFSQEEDAGKALSKHRELIGSRYIELFRSTTAEVQQVLNRSMDPKTYEQQMPLIAQVPQMPLLPQHIITSGTRKDCIRLRGLPYEAQVEHILDFLGEHAKNIVFQGVHMVYNAQGQPSGEAFIQMDSEQSAFLSAQQKHHRYMIFGKKQRYIEVFQCSGEDMNLVLTGGIPAGAVSPAKAAALLSPGMLPPHPPPPLGSAVAATLPPPTPALPQGALPWDSSALVQAQVAVAQQVQAHALAQAAQQNLIRQSQAQEGLWFMNQLAVAQQHQAAMAVALAAATSSSNSAKQNWNELNGNATAVSSSSGQPTNSSASVSLSKSTSNASNTQSQLGPPPASPASSSAYGAPLIPHTASLSHPPPVASAPPGLFLLNMPQRLPLGGTPLIPPPPSAGLGATSNFHPKGPPPQLPTGASFPPGTGHPPPTHGILPPLMQSPATAAALMGLKRSWEQAFPSDIQTTGTVKRQWQQPPHSTATTFHPSAGLPNVAYQASFYPAI
- the fus gene encoding RNA-binding protein fusilli isoform X7, with the translated sequence MALKRHKHHIGNRYIEVYKASGEDFINVAGGSNNEAQAFLSRGGQVIVRMRGLPYDCTAKQVLDFFEAGENSCQVMDGEEGVLFVKKPDGRATGDAFVLFSQEEDAGKALSKHRELIGSRYIELFRSTTAEVQQVLNRSMDPKTYEQQMPLIAQVPQMPLLPQHIITSGTRKDCIRLRGLPYEAQVEHILDFLGEHAKNIVFQGVHMVYNAQGQPSGEAFIQMDSEQSAFLSAQQKHHRYMIFGKKQRYIEVFQCSGEDMNLVLTGGIPAGAVSPAKAAALLSPGMLPPHPPPPLGSAVAATLPPPTPALPQGALPWDSSALVQAQVAVAQQVQAHALAQAAQQNLIRQSQAQEGLWFMNQLAVAQQHQAAMAVALAAATSSSNSAKQNWNELNGNATAVSSSSGQPTNSSASVSLSKSTSNASNTQSQLGPPPASPASSSAYGAPLIPHTASLSHPPPVASAPPGLFLLNMPQRLPLGGTPLIPPPPSAGLGATSNFHPKGPPPQLPTGASFPPGTGHPPPTHGILPPLMQSPATAAALMGLKRSWEQAFPSDIQTTGTVKRQWQQPPHSTATTFHPSAGLPNVAYQASFYPAI